Proteins encoded within one genomic window of Eurosta solidaginis isolate ZX-2024a chromosome 1, ASM4086904v1, whole genome shotgun sequence:
- the LOC137237143 gene encoding fatty-acid amide hydrolase 2-like isoform X3, giving the protein MLPFLRAIFAIGNLLCFVVNTLVNWLLPRKPPTYPPIRDAVLLKSVGELVNDIRKKKITSQKLVKTYIERIKAVNPSLNAVLEDRFEQAIKEAEHADNLIAKANSEQLIALFSRYPLLGIPFTVKESTGLKGLSFAVGNIHRKNIKCEQDSEVVERLRSAGCIPLLVSANPEFCMSYETNTKMNGKCRNPYDLNRVSGGSSGGEGSLNGCGASTFGLGSDLGGSIRLPSMFCGVFGHKATASLLSVKGNYPSCDDPRLVNYLTTGPITRFAKDLPILLQVMAGDNYKKLKFHEPIAVKDIKVYYAYGFSGFAKLTHQPTDLDIQLAITKAVKCFEKGGLITKEIKLDRFENAREIGLRALTELQGVPSVTGQSHPSKKTLIWQVLLSLVGKSQHNRDAVFMEWMRLEKVYISDKEAEDFRVERKALKEYLVDMLGENGVLLVPTFPTSAFAFNTGTLNLVGVDLMLIFNILGLPATHVTMGLDKRGLPIGFQVVAAPYQDKLCLQIAAELEGAFGGWVPPIPNDIKS; this is encoded by the exons atGCTACCTTTTTTGCGAGCTATCTTCGCCATTGGCAACTTGCTCTGCTTTGTTGTGAACACGCTAGTCAACTGGTTACTGCCACGTAAGCCGCCAACTTATCCACCGATTCGGGACGCGGTGCTACTTAAGTCAGTCGGCGAATTAGTTAATGACATACGAAAAAAGAAG ATCACCTCACAGAAGCTTGTGAAAACATATATAGAGCGTATAAAAGCAGTAAATCCCAGTTTGAATGCAGTTCTTGAAGATCGCTTCGAGCAAGCGATCAAAGAAGCAGAACATGCCGATAACCTGATTGCGAAAGCAAATAGTGAGCAGTTGATAGCACTGTTTTCACGTTATCCATTACTTGGTATACCATTTACCGTCAAGGAATCTACTGGTTTGAAAG GTCTATCTTTTGCTGTCGGCAACATTcatcgaaaaaatataaaatgtgaaCAAGATAGTGAAGTGGTGGAGCGATTACGTTCTGCTGGTTGCATACCACTTTTGGTGTCAGCAAATCCAGAGTTCTGTATGAGCTATGAGACGAATACCAAGATGAATGGAAAATGCCGCAACCCGTATGATCTAAACCGAGTATCTGGTGGATCATCAGGTGGTGAG gGTTCTCTTAATGGCTGTGGAGCGTCCACTTTCGGTTTGGGCTCTGATCTTGGTGGCTCAATACGATTGCCTTCAATGTTTTGTGGTGTATTCGGGCACAAAGCAACAGCAAGTTTGCTTTCAGTCAAAGGCAACTATCCAAGTTGCGATGACCCAAGACTCGTAAATTATCTTACAACAGGTCCCATTACACGTTTTGCTAAGGATTTACCAATTTTGTTGCAAGTCATGGCTGGCGATAATTATAAGAAATTGAAATTCCACGAACCAATAGCGGTAAAGGATATAAAG GTATATTACGCTTACGGGTTTAGCGGCTTCGCTAAGTTAACGCATCAACCGACTGATTTAGATATACAATTAGCTATAACAAAAGCAGTTAAATGCTTTGAGAAAGGAGGACTCATAACAAAAGAG ATAAAATTGGATAGGTTTGAGAATGCCAGAGAAATAGGACTTCGCGCCCTTACTGAACTTCAAGGTGTACCGAGTGTAACAGGCCAAAGTCATCCCAGCAAAAAGACACTGATTTGGCAGGTTCTTCTTTCCTTAGTTGGAAAATCTCAGCACAACCGTGACGCTGTGTTTATGGAGTGGATGCGTTTAGAGAAAGTATATATTTCTGACAAGGAAGCAGAAGACTTTCGCGTTGAACGCAAAGCTCTGAAAGAATATCTGGTG GATATGCTCGGCGAGAATGGGGTGCTCCTCGTACCAACTTTTCCCACTTCTGCCTTTGCCTTCAACACTGGCACATTGAATTTGGTTGGTGTGGATCTAATGCTAATATTTAATATATTGGGTTTACCTGCCACACATGTTACCATGGGTTTGGATAAACGAGGCTTGCCGATTGGCTTTCAAGTGGTTGCTGCACCGTATCAAGATAAACTTTGTTTACAAATAGCAGCTGAATTGGAAGGAGCATTCGGTGGTTGGGTGCCGCCAATCCCTAACGATATAAAAtcttag
- the LOC137237143 gene encoding fatty-acid amide hydrolase 2-B-like isoform X1, with protein MSMLKTKTEIFNLQNMLPFLRAIFAIGNLLCFVVNTLVNWLLPRKPPTYPPIRDAVLLKSVGELVNDIRKKKITSQKLVKTYIERIKAVNPSLNAVLEDRFEQAIKEAEHADNLIAKANSEQLIALFSRYPLLGIPFTVKESTGLKGLSFAVGNIHRKNIKCEQDSEVVERLRSAGCIPLLVSANPEFCMSYETNTKMNGKCRNPYDLNRVSGGSSGGEGSLNGCGASTFGLGSDLGGSIRLPSMFCGVFGHKATASLLSVKGNYPSCDDPRLVNYLTTGPITRFAKDLPILLQVMAGDNYKKLKFHEPIAVKDIKVYYAYGFSGFAKLTHQPTDLDIQLAITKAVKCFEKGGLITKEIKLDRFENAREIGLRALTELQGVPSVTGQSHPSKKTLIWQVLLSLVGKSQHNRDAVFMEWMRLEKVYISDKEAEDFRVERKALKEYLVDMLGENGVLLVPTFPTSAFAFNTGTLNLVGVDLMLIFNILGLPATHVTMGLDKRGLPIGFQVVAAPYQDKLCLQIAAELEGAFGGWVPPIPNDIKS; from the exons aatatGCTACCTTTTTTGCGAGCTATCTTCGCCATTGGCAACTTGCTCTGCTTTGTTGTGAACACGCTAGTCAACTGGTTACTGCCACGTAAGCCGCCAACTTATCCACCGATTCGGGACGCGGTGCTACTTAAGTCAGTCGGCGAATTAGTTAATGACATACGAAAAAAGAAG ATCACCTCACAGAAGCTTGTGAAAACATATATAGAGCGTATAAAAGCAGTAAATCCCAGTTTGAATGCAGTTCTTGAAGATCGCTTCGAGCAAGCGATCAAAGAAGCAGAACATGCCGATAACCTGATTGCGAAAGCAAATAGTGAGCAGTTGATAGCACTGTTTTCACGTTATCCATTACTTGGTATACCATTTACCGTCAAGGAATCTACTGGTTTGAAAG GTCTATCTTTTGCTGTCGGCAACATTcatcgaaaaaatataaaatgtgaaCAAGATAGTGAAGTGGTGGAGCGATTACGTTCTGCTGGTTGCATACCACTTTTGGTGTCAGCAAATCCAGAGTTCTGTATGAGCTATGAGACGAATACCAAGATGAATGGAAAATGCCGCAACCCGTATGATCTAAACCGAGTATCTGGTGGATCATCAGGTGGTGAG gGTTCTCTTAATGGCTGTGGAGCGTCCACTTTCGGTTTGGGCTCTGATCTTGGTGGCTCAATACGATTGCCTTCAATGTTTTGTGGTGTATTCGGGCACAAAGCAACAGCAAGTTTGCTTTCAGTCAAAGGCAACTATCCAAGTTGCGATGACCCAAGACTCGTAAATTATCTTACAACAGGTCCCATTACACGTTTTGCTAAGGATTTACCAATTTTGTTGCAAGTCATGGCTGGCGATAATTATAAGAAATTGAAATTCCACGAACCAATAGCGGTAAAGGATATAAAG GTATATTACGCTTACGGGTTTAGCGGCTTCGCTAAGTTAACGCATCAACCGACTGATTTAGATATACAATTAGCTATAACAAAAGCAGTTAAATGCTTTGAGAAAGGAGGACTCATAACAAAAGAG ATAAAATTGGATAGGTTTGAGAATGCCAGAGAAATAGGACTTCGCGCCCTTACTGAACTTCAAGGTGTACCGAGTGTAACAGGCCAAAGTCATCCCAGCAAAAAGACACTGATTTGGCAGGTTCTTCTTTCCTTAGTTGGAAAATCTCAGCACAACCGTGACGCTGTGTTTATGGAGTGGATGCGTTTAGAGAAAGTATATATTTCTGACAAGGAAGCAGAAGACTTTCGCGTTGAACGCAAAGCTCTGAAAGAATATCTGGTG GATATGCTCGGCGAGAATGGGGTGCTCCTCGTACCAACTTTTCCCACTTCTGCCTTTGCCTTCAACACTGGCACATTGAATTTGGTTGGTGTGGATCTAATGCTAATATTTAATATATTGGGTTTACCTGCCACACATGTTACCATGGGTTTGGATAAACGAGGCTTGCCGATTGGCTTTCAAGTGGTTGCTGCACCGTATCAAGATAAACTTTGTTTACAAATAGCAGCTGAATTGGAAGGAGCATTCGGTGGTTGGGTGCCGCCAATCCCTAACGATATAAAAtcttag
- the LOC137237143 gene encoding fatty-acid amide hydrolase 2-B-like isoform X2, translating into MQNMLPFLRAIFAIGNLLCFVVNTLVNWLLPRKPPTYPPIRDAVLLKSVGELVNDIRKKKITSQKLVKTYIERIKAVNPSLNAVLEDRFEQAIKEAEHADNLIAKANSEQLIALFSRYPLLGIPFTVKESTGLKGLSFAVGNIHRKNIKCEQDSEVVERLRSAGCIPLLVSANPEFCMSYETNTKMNGKCRNPYDLNRVSGGSSGGEGSLNGCGASTFGLGSDLGGSIRLPSMFCGVFGHKATASLLSVKGNYPSCDDPRLVNYLTTGPITRFAKDLPILLQVMAGDNYKKLKFHEPIAVKDIKVYYAYGFSGFAKLTHQPTDLDIQLAITKAVKCFEKGGLITKEIKLDRFENAREIGLRALTELQGVPSVTGQSHPSKKTLIWQVLLSLVGKSQHNRDAVFMEWMRLEKVYISDKEAEDFRVERKALKEYLVDMLGENGVLLVPTFPTSAFAFNTGTLNLVGVDLMLIFNILGLPATHVTMGLDKRGLPIGFQVVAAPYQDKLCLQIAAELEGAFGGWVPPIPNDIKS; encoded by the exons aatatGCTACCTTTTTTGCGAGCTATCTTCGCCATTGGCAACTTGCTCTGCTTTGTTGTGAACACGCTAGTCAACTGGTTACTGCCACGTAAGCCGCCAACTTATCCACCGATTCGGGACGCGGTGCTACTTAAGTCAGTCGGCGAATTAGTTAATGACATACGAAAAAAGAAG ATCACCTCACAGAAGCTTGTGAAAACATATATAGAGCGTATAAAAGCAGTAAATCCCAGTTTGAATGCAGTTCTTGAAGATCGCTTCGAGCAAGCGATCAAAGAAGCAGAACATGCCGATAACCTGATTGCGAAAGCAAATAGTGAGCAGTTGATAGCACTGTTTTCACGTTATCCATTACTTGGTATACCATTTACCGTCAAGGAATCTACTGGTTTGAAAG GTCTATCTTTTGCTGTCGGCAACATTcatcgaaaaaatataaaatgtgaaCAAGATAGTGAAGTGGTGGAGCGATTACGTTCTGCTGGTTGCATACCACTTTTGGTGTCAGCAAATCCAGAGTTCTGTATGAGCTATGAGACGAATACCAAGATGAATGGAAAATGCCGCAACCCGTATGATCTAAACCGAGTATCTGGTGGATCATCAGGTGGTGAG gGTTCTCTTAATGGCTGTGGAGCGTCCACTTTCGGTTTGGGCTCTGATCTTGGTGGCTCAATACGATTGCCTTCAATGTTTTGTGGTGTATTCGGGCACAAAGCAACAGCAAGTTTGCTTTCAGTCAAAGGCAACTATCCAAGTTGCGATGACCCAAGACTCGTAAATTATCTTACAACAGGTCCCATTACACGTTTTGCTAAGGATTTACCAATTTTGTTGCAAGTCATGGCTGGCGATAATTATAAGAAATTGAAATTCCACGAACCAATAGCGGTAAAGGATATAAAG GTATATTACGCTTACGGGTTTAGCGGCTTCGCTAAGTTAACGCATCAACCGACTGATTTAGATATACAATTAGCTATAACAAAAGCAGTTAAATGCTTTGAGAAAGGAGGACTCATAACAAAAGAG ATAAAATTGGATAGGTTTGAGAATGCCAGAGAAATAGGACTTCGCGCCCTTACTGAACTTCAAGGTGTACCGAGTGTAACAGGCCAAAGTCATCCCAGCAAAAAGACACTGATTTGGCAGGTTCTTCTTTCCTTAGTTGGAAAATCTCAGCACAACCGTGACGCTGTGTTTATGGAGTGGATGCGTTTAGAGAAAGTATATATTTCTGACAAGGAAGCAGAAGACTTTCGCGTTGAACGCAAAGCTCTGAAAGAATATCTGGTG GATATGCTCGGCGAGAATGGGGTGCTCCTCGTACCAACTTTTCCCACTTCTGCCTTTGCCTTCAACACTGGCACATTGAATTTGGTTGGTGTGGATCTAATGCTAATATTTAATATATTGGGTTTACCTGCCACACATGTTACCATGGGTTTGGATAAACGAGGCTTGCCGATTGGCTTTCAAGTGGTTGCTGCACCGTATCAAGATAAACTTTGTTTACAAATAGCAGCTGAATTGGAAGGAGCATTCGGTGGTTGGGTGCCGCCAATCCCTAACGATATAAAAtcttag